The sequence below is a genomic window from Acidobacteriota bacterium.
TCGGCATACCAGCGCGAATGCCAGGTCTGGTTGTAGACGAGACGGAACCCGTAGGGATGAGTTTTCTGACCCACCGAAGCTCTCCTTAATCCTCACCCTTGCGGGAATCGAGTTTGATCGTGACGTGGCTCTGCCGCTTGAGGATGCGGAAAGCCCGTCCCATCGGCTGCGGCCGCAGACGCTTCAGCGTGGGGCCGCAGTCGACGAAGATCTCCTTGACATAGAGGCGGTCGATATCCGCCTGATCGTCGCGGTTCTCGGCGTTGGCGACGGCCGACTTCAGCAGCTTCTCGATCGGACGAGCCGCTGCCTTGGTGCTGAGCCTCAGGATAGCCGCCGCTTCGTCGACCTCCTTGCCGCGGATCATGTCCGCCACCAACCGCACCTTCTGCGGGGATCCCCGGTGGTA
It includes:
- the rplV gene encoding 50S ribosomal protein L22, which produces MEVTARLRYHRGSPQKVRLVADMIRGKEVDEAAAILRLSTKAAARPIEKLLKSAVANAENRDDQADIDRLYVKEIFVDCGPTLKRLRPQPMGRAFRILKRQSHVTIKLDSRKGED